A single Tenacibaculum sp. 190524A02b DNA region contains:
- a CDS encoding GldL-related protein translates to MNNRQFLISISLGVLSSFIGVIMTNMSSEEEMINLGWNMFDYGIRIGTFLGIIMLLSNGTFIKTKYFKISQGVFSLVIIGALFKIMHWTIYANHIIVTGLVVIMILYILSFLEKTIKKRLDYLKLIWVIINYVFGILVFLKFLKREYLVLGTFIIWLIIIEFLIIGLKNRTILKK, encoded by the coding sequence ATGAATAATCGTCAGTTTTTAATAAGTATAAGTCTTGGAGTCTTATCTAGTTTTATTGGAGTTATAATGACTAATATGTCTTCTGAAGAAGAAATGATTAATTTAGGATGGAATATGTTTGATTATGGAATTAGAATCGGGACTTTTTTAGGGATTATTATGTTATTGTCAAATGGGACTTTTATAAAAACTAAGTATTTTAAAATCTCGCAAGGAGTTTTTTCTTTAGTGATAATAGGGGCTCTATTTAAAATTATGCATTGGACTATATATGCAAACCATATAATTGTAACTGGTTTAGTTGTAATAATGATTTTATATATTTTGAGCTTTTTAGAAAAAACAATAAAGAAGCGTCTAGATTATTTGAAGTTAATTTGGGTTATTATAAACTATGTTTTCGGAATTTTGGTGTTTTTGAAATTTCTTAAAAGAGAGTACTTAGTATTAGGTACTTTTATAATATGGTTGATTATAATTGAATTTTTAATTATTGGACTAAAAAATAGAACGATATTAAAAAAGTAA